From the Synechococcus sp. HK01-R genome, one window contains:
- the truA gene encoding tRNA pseudouridine(38-40) synthase TruA, producing the protein MFSEPSTVEPSSVSDGPIRKRIAISVQYEGSLFCGWQRQRQGTSVQGVLENAIAELDPFRPIQAVAAGRTDAGVHAAGQVVHFDCCGPIPASRWAPALNGRLPKSIRVREAVERPLDWHACHSATYRRYRYTIYNGRRPNLFLSPWTWHRYQLRLDESAMAQALEGMLGLHDFSAFMRAGSRRAHARTTIQDVNLERQGDLVVMDIQASGFLYGMVRLLTAQLVAVGEHRLSPSAFEQRWRERRRHEVKEAAPSQGLCLLRAGYAEAIFSEGGWYDCQPRYFLASSDPPPDPPSMPERH; encoded by the coding sequence CTGTTCTCCGAACCCTCGACTGTCGAACCCTCGTCTGTCTCTGACGGCCCCATCCGGAAACGGATCGCCATCAGTGTGCAGTACGAGGGTTCCCTGTTTTGTGGATGGCAGCGGCAACGCCAAGGCACCAGCGTGCAAGGGGTCCTGGAGAACGCGATCGCTGAGCTGGATCCCTTCCGCCCGATCCAGGCCGTTGCTGCCGGTCGTACCGATGCAGGAGTTCACGCCGCTGGCCAGGTGGTGCATTTCGACTGCTGCGGACCGATTCCTGCGAGCCGCTGGGCGCCGGCACTCAATGGGCGCCTCCCCAAGAGCATCCGCGTGCGTGAAGCCGTGGAACGCCCTCTGGACTGGCATGCCTGCCACTCAGCCACCTACCGGCGCTATCGCTACACGATCTACAACGGGCGCCGTCCGAACCTGTTCCTCAGCCCCTGGACGTGGCACCGCTACCAGCTGCGCCTCGACGAGAGCGCGATGGCCCAGGCATTGGAGGGAATGCTGGGACTGCATGACTTTTCAGCCTTCATGCGTGCCGGCAGCCGCCGCGCCCATGCCCGCACCACGATTCAGGATGTGAATCTGGAACGGCAAGGGGACCTGGTGGTCATGGACATCCAGGCCAGTGGTTTTCTCTATGGAATGGTGCGACTGCTCACCGCACAACTCGTGGCAGTGGGAGAACATCGACTCAGCCCTTCCGCCTTCGAACAACGCTGGCGGGAACGGCGTCGCCACGAAGTCAAAGAGGCCGCGCCATCCCAGGGCCTCTGCCTGCTGCGAGCTGGGTATGCCGAGGCAATCTTCAGTGAGGGCGGGTGGTACGATTGCCAACCGCGGTATTTTCTGGCATCGAGCGATCCGCCACCGGATCCTCCTTCCATGCCAGAACGCCACTGA
- the rpsM gene encoding 30S ribosomal protein S13, whose translation MARIAGVDIPRDKRIEVALTYIYGIGPTRARTILSKTGVNPDIRVKDLEDGDVQKLRGATEAYTIEGDLRRQEGMALKRLQDIGCVRGRRHRMSLPVRGQRTRTNARTRRGARKTVAGKKK comes from the coding sequence GTGGCAAGGATTGCTGGCGTCGACATTCCCCGCGACAAGCGGATCGAAGTCGCCCTCACCTACATCTATGGAATCGGCCCCACCCGGGCCCGGACCATCCTGTCCAAGACCGGTGTCAACCCTGACATCCGCGTCAAGGATCTGGAGGATGGCGATGTGCAGAAACTGCGCGGCGCCACCGAGGCCTACACAATCGAAGGTGATCTGAGGCGTCAGGAGGGCATGGCCCTTAAGCGCCTGCAGGACATCGGCTGCGTCCGTGGCCGTCGCCACCGCATGAGTCTTCCTGTGCGCGGCCAGCGCACTCGCACGAATGCCCGCACCCGCCGTGGCGCGCGCAAAACCGTCGCTGGCAAGAAGAAGTGA
- a CDS encoding adenylate kinase — MKNRLLFLGPPGAGKGTQAARLCASHGMKHLSTGDLLRSEVAAGSDLGKEAEAAMNRGELVSDTLVLAIVKAQLGSLDGGGWLLDGFPRTVVQAEALAPLLDGLKQPLEAVVLLELDDAVLIERMLARGRADDTEDVIRHRLEVYREKTAPLIDHYRQQGLLLSVEAQGSVEAITERIEQALQGS, encoded by the coding sequence ATGAAGAACCGCCTCCTCTTCCTCGGCCCCCCCGGCGCCGGCAAGGGAACCCAGGCAGCACGCCTCTGCGCAAGCCACGGCATGAAGCACCTCTCCACCGGAGATCTGCTCCGTTCCGAGGTAGCCGCCGGCAGCGACCTGGGCAAGGAAGCCGAAGCGGCCATGAACAGGGGAGAACTGGTCAGCGACACCCTGGTGCTCGCCATCGTCAAGGCCCAGCTCGGCAGCCTGGATGGCGGGGGCTGGCTGCTTGACGGTTTTCCTCGCACCGTTGTTCAGGCCGAGGCCCTGGCACCACTGCTCGACGGACTCAAGCAACCCCTCGAAGCCGTGGTGCTTCTGGAGCTTGATGACGCGGTGCTCATTGAACGAATGCTCGCCCGCGGCCGCGCTGACGACACTGAAGACGTGATCCGCCACAGGCTCGAGGTCTATCGCGAGAAGACCGCTCCACTGATTGACCACTACCGCCAGCAGGGCTTACTGCTCTCGGTCGAGGCCCAGGGCAGCGTCGAGGCGATCACCGAGCGGATCGAACAAGCGCTTCAAGGGTCTTGA
- the rplO gene encoding 50S ribosomal protein L15, translating to MTLRLDNLKANAGARRRKLRKGRGIAAGQGASCGFGMRGQKSRSGRPTRPGFEGGQMPLYRRVPKLKHFPLVNPKFFTVVNVSALNELKAGCTVNLDSLVKEGVVTSPKHPLKILGNGELKVKLTVQAAAFTASARTKIEAAGGSCELLD from the coding sequence ATGACTCTCCGACTCGACAACCTCAAGGCCAACGCCGGCGCCCGACGCCGCAAACTGCGCAAGGGTCGCGGCATCGCCGCCGGCCAGGGCGCCAGCTGCGGCTTCGGCATGCGCGGCCAGAAGTCACGTTCCGGCCGACCCACCCGCCCCGGCTTCGAGGGTGGCCAGATGCCCCTTTACCGCCGGGTACCGAAGCTCAAGCACTTCCCACTGGTGAACCCAAAGTTCTTCACTGTGGTGAACGTGTCTGCCCTCAATGAGCTCAAGGCCGGCTGCACCGTCAACCTCGACTCCCTGGTCAAGGAAGGGGTTGTGACCAGCCCCAAGCATCCGCTCAAGATCCTTGGCAATGGTGAGCTGAAGGTGAAACTCACCGTTCAGGCTGCGGCCTTCACCGCCTCCGCCCGCACCAAGATTGAAGCCGCTGGCGGCAGCTGCGAACTGCTCGACTGA
- the rpsE gene encoding 30S ribosomal protein S5, giving the protein MTEPNTQTNPNDIPAASDVPAAAEGQQEQRRGRGDRDRGDRRGGGRRGDRRNQERDSEWQERVVQIRRVSKTVKGGKKMSFRAIVVVGNEKGQVGVGVGKAGDVIGAVRKGVADGKKHLVKVPLTRHNSIPTLSNGRDGAASVLIRPAAPGTGVIAGGSIRTVLELAGIKNVLAKRLGSKTPLNNARAAMVALEALRTHKETAKERGISLEQIYS; this is encoded by the coding sequence ATGACCGAACCCAACACCCAGACCAACCCGAACGACATCCCGGCAGCATCCGATGTGCCTGCAGCCGCCGAAGGGCAGCAGGAGCAGCGCCGGGGCCGTGGCGACCGCGACCGCGGTGATCGCCGTGGTGGTGGACGCCGTGGCGACCGCCGCAACCAGGAGCGTGACTCCGAATGGCAGGAGCGCGTGGTGCAAATCCGCCGCGTGTCCAAGACCGTCAAGGGCGGTAAGAAGATGAGCTTCCGAGCCATCGTCGTTGTCGGCAACGAGAAAGGTCAGGTCGGCGTGGGTGTCGGCAAGGCCGGCGATGTGATCGGTGCTGTTCGCAAGGGCGTGGCCGATGGCAAGAAGCATCTGGTGAAGGTGCCTCTGACCCGCCACAACTCCATTCCCACCCTGTCCAATGGTCGCGATGGCGCCGCCAGCGTGCTGATCCGCCCCGCCGCTCCTGGTACGGGTGTGATCGCGGGCGGTTCGATCCGCACCGTGCTGGAACTGGCCGGCATCAAGAACGTGCTTGCCAAGCGCCTGGGCAGCAAGACTCCCCTCAACAATGCGCGGGCTGCCATGGTGGCCCTCGAGGCTCTCCGCACCCACAAGGAGACCGCCAAGGAACGGGGGATCTCCCTCGAGCAGATCTACTCCTGA
- the secY gene encoding preprotein translocase subunit SecY produces MLVSRGRNPSAGEVITQLVQNKELRGRVLTTLGLLMLVRLGIYIPMPGIDRVAFQDFLKQGGQLIGFLDIFTGGGISTLGVFALGILPFINASIILQLLTAALPQLEDLQKNEGEAGRRKIAQITRYVALGWGLLQSIVFAMILRQYAVEGLSETVFVVQTALALVTGSMVVMWISEVITERGIGQGASLVIFLNIVATLPQALGATIEKAQTGDRNDVLGIIVLVLVFLVTIVGIIFVQEGARRLPIVSAKRQVGGTALLPSRQSYLPLKLNAGGVMPIIFASALIFLPITIANFTKNPLLIRASSALSPGAPNPWPYALLFFALILGFAYFYASLTVNPSDIASNLKKGGVAIPGVRPGSATATYLSGVQNRLTLLGGLFLGAVAIIPSAVERATGVTTFQGLGATSLLILVGVAIDTAKQVQTYVISQRYEGLVRQ; encoded by the coding sequence ATGCTCGTCAGTCGGGGTCGCAATCCCAGCGCCGGAGAGGTGATCACCCAGCTGGTGCAGAACAAAGAGCTGCGCGGTCGAGTGCTCACCACCCTCGGTCTGTTGATGCTCGTGCGCCTTGGGATTTACATCCCCATGCCCGGCATCGACCGGGTGGCCTTCCAGGACTTCCTGAAGCAAGGCGGCCAGCTGATCGGCTTCCTCGACATCTTCACCGGAGGAGGCATCTCCACCCTGGGCGTCTTCGCCCTGGGGATCCTGCCTTTCATCAATGCCTCGATCATCCTTCAGCTGCTGACAGCGGCGCTGCCGCAACTCGAGGACCTTCAGAAAAATGAGGGCGAGGCCGGGCGACGCAAAATCGCCCAGATCACCCGCTATGTGGCTCTGGGCTGGGGACTGCTGCAGAGCATCGTCTTCGCAATGATCCTGCGCCAGTACGCAGTGGAAGGTCTCAGCGAGACGGTGTTCGTGGTTCAGACCGCCCTGGCACTGGTCACGGGATCGATGGTGGTGATGTGGATCAGTGAGGTCATCACCGAACGGGGCATCGGTCAGGGCGCCTCGCTTGTGATTTTCCTGAACATCGTGGCCACCCTGCCCCAGGCGCTCGGGGCCACGATCGAAAAGGCTCAGACCGGAGACCGCAATGATGTCCTGGGCATCATTGTTCTGGTACTGGTGTTCCTGGTCACGATCGTGGGCATCATTTTCGTGCAGGAGGGCGCCCGTCGACTGCCGATTGTGAGCGCCAAGCGCCAGGTGGGCGGCACCGCCCTGCTCCCTAGTCGTCAGAGCTATTTGCCTCTGAAGCTCAATGCCGGTGGCGTGATGCCCATCATTTTTGCCTCGGCACTGATCTTCTTGCCGATCACCATCGCCAATTTCACCAAGAATCCGCTGCTGATCCGCGCCTCCAGCGCCCTCAGCCCTGGCGCTCCGAATCCCTGGCCCTATGCCCTGCTCTTCTTCGCATTGATCCTGGGATTTGCCTATTTCTACGCTTCGCTCACCGTAAATCCAAGCGATATCGCCTCCAATCTCAAAAAGGGAGGCGTGGCGATTCCAGGGGTGCGACCAGGCAGTGCCACGGCGACCTATCTCTCTGGGGTGCAAAACCGACTCACCTTGCTGGGGGGCCTCTTCCTTGGTGCGGTGGCGATCATCCCTTCCGCGGTGGAGCGAGCCACAGGAGTCACGACCTTCCAGGGCCTGGGTGCCACCTCGCTCCTGATTCTGGTCGGCGTGGCGATTGACACCGCCAAGCAAGTTCAGACCTACGTGATCTCCCAGCGCTACGAAGGACTTGTGCGGCAATAG
- the rpsQ gene encoding 30S ribosomal protein S17, whose protein sequence is MATKERVGTVVSDKMDKTVVVAVENRFPHPIYQKTVSRTTRYKAHDEDNSCRVGDRVRITETRPLSRHKRWAVAEVLSHSAKAEEAAK, encoded by the coding sequence ATGGCAACCAAGGAAAGGGTCGGCACCGTCGTCAGCGACAAGATGGACAAAACGGTGGTGGTTGCGGTGGAGAACCGCTTCCCTCATCCCATCTACCAGAAGACGGTCAGCCGCACCACTCGCTACAAAGCTCACGACGAGGACAACAGCTGCCGCGTCGGCGACCGGGTTCGGATCACCGAAACCCGCCCACTGAGCCGTCACAAACGCTGGGCTGTCGCCGAAGTGCTCAGCCACAGCGCCAAGGCTGAGGAGGCCGCGAAATGA
- the rplN gene encoding 50S ribosomal protein L14 has product MIQQETYLTVADNSGAKRIQCIRVLGSNRRYAHVGDVIVAAVKDAMPNMGVKKSDVVKAVVVRTRHTLRRDTGNSIRFDDNAAVIINADNNPRGTRVFGPVARELRERNFTKIVSLAPEVI; this is encoded by the coding sequence ATGATTCAGCAGGAAACCTATTTGACCGTCGCTGATAACAGCGGCGCCAAGCGCATCCAGTGCATCCGCGTGCTGGGCAGCAACCGTCGCTACGCCCATGTCGGTGATGTGATCGTGGCCGCTGTCAAAGACGCCATGCCCAACATGGGCGTGAAGAAGTCCGATGTGGTCAAGGCTGTGGTGGTCCGCACCAGGCACACCCTCCGTCGCGACACGGGTAACTCGATCCGCTTCGACGACAACGCGGCCGTGATCATCAACGCGGACAACAATCCGCGGGGCACTCGCGTCTTCGGACCGGTTGCTCGGGAATTGCGCGAGCGCAACTTCACCAAAATCGTCTCCCTTGCTCCGGAGGTGATCTGA
- the rplF gene encoding 50S ribosomal protein L6, whose product MSRIGKSPIPIPDKVSVSLDGLAVTVKGPKGELKRTLPEGVTISQVENTLVVAPSSDKRRSRERHGLCRTLVANMVEGVSTGFSKKLEIVGVGNRAQVKGKNLVVSAGYSHPVEMIPPDGITFAVENNTNVTVSGTDKELVGNEAAKIRAIRPPEPYKGKGIKYAGERILRKAGKSGKK is encoded by the coding sequence ATGTCTCGTATCGGTAAATCCCCCATCCCCATCCCCGACAAGGTGAGCGTGAGCCTCGATGGTCTCGCGGTCACCGTGAAGGGCCCGAAGGGCGAACTGAAGCGCACCCTCCCTGAGGGTGTGACCATTAGCCAGGTGGAGAACACTCTGGTGGTGGCTCCCAGCAGCGACAAGCGCCGCTCCCGTGAGCGTCACGGTCTCTGCCGCACCCTGGTGGCCAACATGGTCGAAGGTGTCAGCACCGGATTCAGCAAGAAACTGGAAATCGTCGGTGTGGGCAACCGTGCCCAGGTGAAAGGCAAGAACCTTGTGGTGAGTGCCGGTTACAGCCACCCCGTTGAGATGATTCCTCCCGACGGAATCACCTTTGCGGTGGAGAACAACACCAACGTCACCGTCTCCGGAACCGACAAGGAATTGGTGGGCAATGAAGCCGCCAAGATCCGCGCCATCCGCCCACCTGAGCCCTACAAGGGCAAGGGCATCAAATATGCGGGCGAGCGCATCTTGCGCAAGGCCGGCAAGTCGGGCAAGAAGTAA
- a CDS encoding DNA-directed RNA polymerase subunit alpha, producing MLQYQIDRIEHQIADDRAQTGVFLIGPLERGQATTLGNALRRVLMGGLEGSAVTAVRIAGVNHEYATVPGVREDVLDILLNCKQLSVNSRTSELEIGRLVVSGPAEVKARDLQFSSQVQVVDPERPIATVSDGHSLELEVHVERGIGYRPVDRHNEDTSAIDLLQIDAVFMPVQRVNFSIDETAVAEGGSARERVRMEVVTDGSITPDDAIAQAANQLIELFQPLATVTMVEEPGLEPEPSAEAQIPLEELNLSVRAYNCLKRAQVNSVSDLMGFSYEDLLEIKNFGSKSADEVIEALERIGISIPQSRTSA from the coding sequence GTGCTGCAATACCAGATCGACCGTATCGAGCATCAGATCGCTGATGATCGCGCTCAGACCGGTGTATTTCTCATCGGTCCCCTGGAGCGTGGCCAGGCAACCACCCTCGGCAATGCCCTGCGTCGGGTGTTGATGGGAGGCCTGGAAGGCAGCGCCGTCACCGCGGTACGCATCGCCGGCGTCAACCATGAGTACGCCACCGTTCCCGGAGTTCGAGAGGACGTTCTCGACATCCTCCTGAACTGCAAACAGCTGAGCGTCAACAGCCGCACCAGCGAGCTGGAAATCGGTCGGCTTGTTGTCTCTGGTCCCGCTGAGGTGAAGGCCCGTGACCTGCAGTTTTCCTCCCAGGTGCAGGTGGTGGATCCGGAGCGACCGATCGCAACGGTGAGTGATGGTCACAGCCTCGAGCTGGAAGTCCATGTGGAGCGCGGCATCGGCTATCGCCCCGTTGACCGCCACAACGAAGACACCAGTGCCATCGATCTGCTTCAGATCGATGCCGTGTTCATGCCCGTGCAACGGGTGAACTTCAGCATCGATGAAACAGCCGTTGCCGAAGGTGGATCTGCTCGTGAGCGGGTGCGCATGGAGGTGGTCACCGACGGTTCGATCACTCCCGATGACGCCATTGCTCAGGCGGCTAACCAGCTGATCGAACTCTTCCAGCCTCTGGCCACGGTCACGATGGTGGAGGAGCCCGGACTCGAGCCCGAGCCATCCGCAGAGGCCCAGATCCCCCTCGAGGAACTGAACCTCTCGGTTCGGGCCTACAACTGCCTGAAGCGTGCCCAGGTCAATTCCGTCTCCGATCTCATGGGCTTCAGCTACGAAGACCTGCTTGAGATCAAGAACTTCGGCTCCAAGTCAGCCGATGAGGTGATCGAAGCCCTCGAGCGCATCGGCATCTCGATCCCCCAGAGCCGCACCAGCGCCTGA
- the rplP gene encoding 50S ribosomal protein L16 → MLSPKRVKFRKQQRGRMRGIATRGNTIAFGQFALQAQECGWITSRQIEASRRAMTRHVKRGGKIWIRIFPDKPITMRPAETRMGSGKGNPEFWVAVIKPGRVLFEMGGAEITPEIAREAMRLAQYKLPVKTKFISLDDQEKAAAGSDAKAASTATVEA, encoded by the coding sequence ATGCTGAGTCCAAAACGCGTCAAATTCCGTAAGCAGCAGCGCGGCCGCATGCGCGGCATCGCCACCCGAGGCAACACCATTGCCTTTGGTCAGTTCGCGCTGCAGGCACAGGAGTGTGGCTGGATCACCTCGCGCCAGATCGAGGCCAGCCGTCGTGCCATGACCCGTCACGTCAAACGTGGCGGCAAGATCTGGATCCGGATCTTCCCCGACAAACCGATCACGATGCGCCCCGCTGAAACCCGTATGGGTTCCGGTAAGGGCAACCCAGAATTCTGGGTGGCTGTGATCAAGCCGGGCCGGGTGCTCTTCGAGATGGGCGGTGCCGAAATCACCCCCGAGATTGCACGGGAGGCCATGCGCCTGGCGCAGTACAAGCTGCCCGTGAAAACCAAGTTCATCTCCCTGGACGACCAGGAGAAAGCCGCCGCTGGCAGCGATGCCAAGGCAGCGTCCACCGCAACCGTGGAGGCCTGA
- the rpmC gene encoding 50S ribosomal protein L29: MARPNASELRQLTDADINEQIDGLRRELFDLRFQQATRQLSNTHRFKQSRIKLAQLLTVQAERQRSAAS, encoded by the coding sequence ATGGCACGCCCCAATGCTTCCGAGCTGCGCCAGCTCACCGACGCAGACATCAACGAGCAGATCGACGGCCTTCGCCGCGAACTGTTTGATCTGCGCTTTCAGCAAGCCACCCGGCAGCTGAGCAATACGCACCGCTTCAAGCAAAGCCGCATCAAGCTGGCCCAGCTGCTGACGGTGCAAGCGGAGCGTCAGCGCTCCGCCGCTTCCTGA
- the rpsK gene encoding 30S ribosomal protein S11, with product MAKPAKKSGPKKAKRNVPNGVAHIQSTFNNTIVSITDTTGEVISWSSAGASGFKGARKGTPFAAQTAAEAAARRALEQGMRQIEVLVRGPGSGRETAIRALQVAGLEITLIRDVTPLPHNGCRRSKRRRV from the coding sequence ATGGCCAAACCCGCCAAGAAATCAGGCCCCAAGAAGGCCAAGCGCAACGTCCCGAACGGCGTTGCACACATCCAAAGCACCTTCAACAACACGATCGTTTCGATCACCGACACCACCGGCGAGGTCATCTCCTGGTCGTCGGCTGGAGCGAGCGGTTTCAAAGGCGCGCGCAAAGGCACACCTTTCGCAGCGCAGACCGCTGCCGAAGCAGCCGCCCGCCGTGCTCTCGAGCAGGGCATGCGTCAGATCGAGGTGCTGGTGCGTGGCCCCGGTTCAGGCCGTGAAACCGCCATCCGCGCCCTCCAAGTGGCCGGGCTGGAGATCACCCTGATCCGCGATGTCACGCCGCTTCCCCACAACGGCTGCCGCCGTTCCAAGCGCCGTCGCGTCTGA
- the rplX gene encoding 50S ribosomal protein L24 encodes MATATPKTSTSERIKMRLRKGDTVQVITGKDKGKTGEVLRTLPNENRVIVQGINLRTRHVKPTQEGESGRIVTEEASLHASNVMLYSTEKKVASRVEVVIEKDGTKKRRLKKTGEVID; translated from the coding sequence ATGGCAACCGCAACTCCCAAAACCAGCACGAGCGAGCGGATCAAGATGCGTCTGCGCAAAGGTGACACCGTTCAGGTGATCACCGGCAAAGACAAGGGCAAGACCGGTGAGGTGCTGCGCACCCTGCCAAACGAGAACCGCGTGATCGTGCAGGGCATCAATCTGCGCACCCGCCACGTCAAGCCCACCCAGGAAGGTGAAAGCGGTCGGATCGTCACAGAAGAGGCCTCACTGCATGCCTCCAACGTGATGCTCTACTCCACCGAAAAGAAGGTCGCCAGCCGCGTTGAAGTGGTGATCGAAAAAGACGGCACCAAGAAGCGCCGCCTCAAGAAAACCGGCGAAGTGATCGATTGA
- the rpsH gene encoding 30S ribosomal protein S8 encodes MANHDPISDMLTRIRNASEKRHQTTKVPASRMSRSIAKVLQQEGFIAEISEEGEGVQTHLVLELKYSGKHRQPTIRSMQRVSKPGLRIYKNTRGLPKVLGGLGVAIISTSKGVMSDRDARKQGVGGEVLCYVY; translated from the coding sequence ATGGCCAACCACGACCCTATTTCCGACATGCTCACCCGCATCCGCAATGCGAGTGAGAAACGTCATCAGACCACCAAAGTTCCCGCCTCTCGGATGTCCCGCAGCATCGCCAAGGTGCTGCAGCAGGAAGGCTTCATCGCTGAAATCAGCGAAGAAGGCGAAGGCGTGCAGACGCACCTTGTGCTCGAACTCAAGTACAGCGGCAAGCACCGTCAGCCCACCATTCGCTCCATGCAGCGTGTGAGCAAGCCGGGCTTGCGCATCTACAAGAACACCCGTGGCCTCCCCAAAGTGTTGGGCGGTCTTGGAGTGGCGATCATCTCCACATCCAAGGGTGTGATGAGCGACCGCGATGCCCGCAAGCAGGGCGTCGGTGGTGAAGTGCTCTGCTACGTCTATTGA
- the rplM gene encoding 50S ribosomal protein L13, giving the protein MNKTSVPSIDSIERQWYLVDAENQTLGRLATEVASVLRGKTKACYTPHLDTGDFVVVINADKVRVSGNKPQQKLYRRHSGRPGGMKVETFAHLQERLPERIVEKAIKGMLPHNALGRQLFRKLKVYKGSEHPHAAQQPKPLALDPAASAQ; this is encoded by the coding sequence ATGAACAAGACATCCGTTCCCTCCATCGATTCGATCGAACGCCAGTGGTATCTGGTGGACGCTGAGAATCAGACCCTCGGCCGACTCGCCACCGAGGTGGCATCTGTCCTGCGCGGCAAGACCAAGGCCTGCTACACCCCACACCTCGACACTGGCGATTTTGTGGTCGTCATCAATGCCGACAAGGTGCGTGTCAGCGGTAACAAGCCCCAGCAGAAGCTGTATCGCCGTCACTCCGGACGTCCGGGCGGCATGAAGGTTGAAACCTTCGCTCACCTGCAGGAGCGCCTGCCTGAGCGCATCGTGGAGAAAGCCATCAAGGGCATGCTTCCCCACAACGCTCTGGGCCGCCAGCTGTTCCGCAAGCTCAAGGTTTACAAAGGCAGCGAGCATCCCCATGCAGCTCAGCAGCCCAAGCCCCTCGCGCTCGATCCCGCCGCTTCCGCCCAATGA
- the rpmJ gene encoding 50S ribosomal protein L36 → MKVRASVKKMCDKCRVIRRHGRVMVICTNPKHKQRQG, encoded by the coding sequence ATGAAGGTGCGCGCCTCGGTCAAGAAAATGTGCGACAAGTGCCGTGTGATTCGCCGCCACGGCCGGGTCATGGTCATCTGCACCAACCCCAAGCACAAGCAGCGCCAGGGCTGA
- the rplR gene encoding 50S ribosomal protein L18 produces MSTLSRKQQTQKRHRRLRRQISGSAERPRLAIFRSNNHIYAQVIDDESQSTLCSASTVDKDLRTSLKANAGSCDASVAVGELVAKRALAKGIQQVVFDRGGNLYHGRVKALADAAREAGLQF; encoded by the coding sequence ATGTCGACTCTTTCCCGCAAACAACAGACCCAGAAGCGCCACCGGCGCCTGCGTCGCCAAATCAGCGGCTCCGCCGAGCGTCCCCGGCTGGCGATTTTCCGCTCCAACAACCACATCTACGCCCAGGTCATCGACGACGAGTCCCAGAGCACCCTCTGCTCAGCCTCTACCGTCGACAAGGACCTGCGCACCAGTCTCAAAGCCAACGCTGGAAGCTGCGATGCCTCCGTCGCCGTTGGCGAACTGGTGGCCAAACGCGCCCTCGCTAAGGGGATCCAACAGGTGGTCTTCGATCGCGGCGGCAACCTGTACCACGGACGGGTGAAAGCCCTTGCCGATGCCGCCCGGGAAGCGGGCCTGCAATTCTGA
- the rplE gene encoding 50S ribosomal protein L5, which produces MSLKQRYRETIQPKLLKDLSLSNIHEVPKVVKVTVNRGLGEAAQNAKSLEASVTELAQITGQKVVVTRAKKAIAGFKIRQGMPIGCAVTLRGDRMYAFLERLINLALPRIRDFRGVSPKSFDGRGNYTLGVREQIIFPEISFDKIDAIRGMDITIVTTARTDEEGRALLREMGMPFRSN; this is translated from the coding sequence ATGTCACTCAAACAGCGCTACAGGGAGACCATTCAGCCCAAATTGCTGAAAGACCTGAGTCTCTCCAACATCCACGAAGTCCCCAAGGTGGTGAAAGTCACCGTCAACCGGGGTCTCGGCGAAGCCGCCCAGAACGCGAAGTCCCTTGAGGCCTCCGTGACGGAACTGGCGCAGATCACCGGCCAGAAGGTTGTGGTGACCCGTGCCAAGAAGGCCATCGCCGGCTTCAAGATCCGTCAGGGCATGCCAATCGGCTGTGCCGTCACCCTTCGTGGAGACCGCATGTATGCCTTCCTGGAGCGTCTGATCAATCTGGCTCTGCCCCGCATCCGCGATTTCCGCGGTGTGAGCCCCAAGAGCTTTGACGGCCGTGGCAACTACACCCTGGGGGTGAGGGAGCAGATCATCTTCCCTGAGATCTCCTTCGACAAGATCGACGCCATCAGGGGCATGGACATCACCATCGTGACCACTGCCCGCACGGATGAAGAGGGCCGGGCCCTCCTCCGCGAGATGGGAATGCCATTCCGCAGCAACTGA
- the rplQ gene encoding 50S ribosomal protein L17, protein MRHQCRVPQLGRPADQRKAMLRGLTTQLIREGRVTTTKARAKALRDEAERMITLAKDGSLAARRRAIGYIFDKQLVHALFDKAQDRYGDRNGGYTRITRTVPRRGDNAEMAIIELV, encoded by the coding sequence ATGCGTCACCAATGTCGAGTTCCCCAGCTGGGTCGTCCGGCTGACCAGCGCAAGGCCATGCTCCGTGGCCTCACCACCCAGCTGATTCGTGAGGGTCGTGTGACCACCACCAAGGCCCGTGCCAAAGCCCTGCGTGATGAGGCCGAGCGCATGATCACGCTGGCCAAGGACGGCAGCCTCGCAGCCCGCCGCCGCGCCATCGGCTACATCTTTGACAAGCAACTCGTTCATGCCCTGTTCGACAAGGCTCAGGATCGCTACGGCGACCGGAACGGGGGTTACACCCGAATCACCCGCACGGTGCCCCGTCGTGGAGACAACGCCGAGATGGCGATCATCGAATTGGTCTGA